In Streptococcus sp. SN-1, a single genomic region encodes these proteins:
- the ruvX gene encoding Holliday junction resolvase RuvX: MRIMGLDVGSKTVGVAISDPLGFTAQGLEIIQINEEQGQFGFDRVKELVDTYKVERFVVGLPKNMNNTSGPRVEASQAYGAKLEELFGLPVDYQDERLTTVAAERMLIEQADISRNKRKKVIDKLAAQLILQNYLDRKF, from the coding sequence ATGAGAATTATGGGATTGGACGTCGGTTCAAAAACGGTAGGGGTGGCGATTAGCGATCCGCTCGGTTTTACAGCTCAAGGACTTGAAATCATCCAAATCAATGAGGAGCAAGGCCAATTTGGTTTTGATCGCGTTAAGGAATTGGTTGATACTTACAAGGTGGAACGATTTGTAGTAGGCTTGCCTAAAAACATGAACAATACAAGCGGACCGCGCGTGGAAGCTAGTCAAGCATACGGAGCAAAGCTAGAAGAGCTTTTTGGTTTACCAGTAGACTATCAAGATGAACGCTTGACAACAGTGGCTGCTGAGCGCATGTTGATTGAACAAGCAGATATCAGTCGCAATAAGCGCAAGAAAGTCATTGATAAGTTAGCAGCTCAGCTGATTTTACAAAATTATTTAGATAGAAAATTTTAA
- a CDS encoding DUF1292 domain-containing protein, whose translation MSHDHNHDHEERELITLVDEQGNETLFEILLTIDGKEEFGKNYVLLVPVNAEEDEDGQVEIQAYSFIENEDGTEGELQPIPEDSEDEWNMIEEVFNSFMEE comes from the coding sequence ATGTCACACGATCATAACCACGACCACGAAGAACGTGAACTAATCACACTAGTAGATGAGCAAGGAAACGAAACCTTGTTTGAAATCCTTTTGACCATTGACGGAAAAGAAGAATTTGGTAAAAACTACGTTCTTCTAGTACCAGTTAACGCAGAAGAAGACGAAGACGGACAAGTTGAAATCCAAGCTTACTCATTCATCGAAAACGAAGATGGAACAGAAGGCGAATTGCAACCAATCCCAGAAGACTCAGAAGACGAATGGAACATGATTGAAGAAGTCTTCAACAGTTTTATGGAGGAGTGA
- a CDS encoding folylpolyglutamate synthase/dihydrofolate synthase family protein, whose amino-acid sequence MFEVEEWLHSRIGLNFRSGLGRIQQAVDLLGNPEQSYPIIHVTGTNGKGSTIAFMRELFMGHGKKVATFTSPHIVSINDRICINGQPIADADFIRLAEQVKEMEKTLLQTHDQLSFFELLTLIAFLYFREQEVDLVLLEVGIGGLLDTTNVVTGEIAVITSIGFDHQETLGDSIAAIAEQKAGIFKAGKKAVIAKLPPEARLVCQKKAGFLAVDLYQAGKDFSMLNGGFSSSLGNFPQLKIGLEGAYQQENAALALQAFLLFMREGRESVDEQAVRQALEKTHWAGRLERIRPQIYLDGAHNLPALTRLVEFIKEKEQEGYRPQILFGALKRKDYQGMLGYLTENLPQVELKVTGFDYQGSLDETDVIGYHIIPSYREFISSFEARADAQDLLFITGSLYFISEVRIHLQEHEQIN is encoded by the coding sequence ATGTTTGAAGTAGAAGAATGGCTCCATAGTCGGATTGGTTTGAATTTTCGATCAGGTTTGGGCCGAATACAGCAAGCGGTGGATTTGTTAGGAAATCCTGAGCAGTCTTACCCTATTATCCACGTAACAGGGACTAATGGGAAAGGCTCTACCATTGCTTTTATGAGGGAGTTATTTATGGGACATGGCAAAAAAGTTGCGACCTTTACCTCCCCTCATATCGTCTCTATCAATGATCGAATCTGCATTAATGGACAACCAATAGCTGATGCAGACTTTATCCGTTTAGCTGAGCAGGTCAAGGAGATGGAAAAGACGCTTCTGCAAACCCATGACCAGTTGTCCTTTTTTGAATTGCTGACCCTGATTGCTTTTCTTTATTTTAGGGAGCAAGAGGTGGATTTGGTTCTACTAGAAGTGGGAATTGGTGGCTTACTTGACACGACCAATGTGGTAACTGGAGAGATTGCTGTCATCACTTCCATCGGATTTGACCATCAGGAGACTCTGGGTGACAGTATAGCAGCAATTGCAGAGCAGAAAGCTGGTATTTTTAAGGCTGGTAAGAAGGCAGTGATTGCGAAATTGCCTCCAGAAGCTAGGCTTGTTTGTCAGAAAAAAGCAGGATTTTTAGCTGTTGACCTTTATCAGGCAGGTAAAGATTTTTCAATGCTGAATGGCGGTTTTTCAAGTTCTTTGGGGAATTTTCCACAGCTGAAAATAGGATTGGAAGGAGCCTATCAGCAGGAGAATGCCGCCTTGGCATTGCAAGCATTTCTTCTCTTTATGAGAGAAGGAAGGGAATCTGTTGATGAGCAAGCTGTAAGACAGGCTTTGGAGAAGACCCATTGGGCTGGCCGTTTGGAGCGTATTCGTCCGCAGATTTACTTGGATGGTGCTCATAACCTCCCTGCCTTGACTCGCTTGGTTGAGTTTATCAAAGAAAAAGAGCAGGAAGGCTATCGTCCTCAAATCCTATTTGGAGCCTTGAAACGGAAGGATTATCAAGGGATGTTGGGCTATCTGACTGAAAATTTACCTCAGGTAGAACTCAAGGTGACAGGCTTTGACTATCAAGGGTCCTTGGACGAGACAGATGTGATCGGCTACCATATAATTCCTTCTTACCGAGAATTTATCAGCAGTTTTGAAGCAAGGGCAGACGCGCAGGACTTGTTGTTCATTACAGGGTCTCTCTATTTTATCTCAGAAGTACGGATTCACCTACAGGAGCATGAGCAGATAAATTGA
- a CDS encoding SP_0198 family lipoprotein: MKLKTFTLSLASLASLSLLVACSQRAQQVQQPAAQQQTQQTQQSQPAASSSTENSNQAATSSSQNTVTAQPTNIDGTYTGQDDGDRITLVVTGTTGTWTQVETDGDQKIKQVSFDAANQRMIIGDDAKIYTINGNQMIIDDMDREASDRIVLSK, translated from the coding sequence ATGAAATTAAAAACATTCACACTTTCTCTTGCTTCTCTAGCAAGTCTTAGTCTCTTAGTAGCTTGTTCACAGAGAGCTCAACAGGTTCAACAACCAGCAGCTCAACAGCAAACACAACAAACTCAGCAATCGCAACCTGCTGCTTCATCTTCAACAGAAAATAGCAACCAGGCAGCAACAAGTTCTTCACAAAATACAGTTACAGCCCAACCAACTAATATTGATGGAACTTATACTGGTCAGGATGACGGAGACCGCATCACTTTGGTAGTGACTGGAACAACTGGTACATGGACACAGGTTGAGACTGACGGAGATCAAAAGATCAAGCAGGTTAGCTTCGATGCAGCCAATCAACGCATGATTATTGGTGATGATGCCAAGATTTATACAATTAATGGTAACCAGATGATTATCGACGATATGGATAGAGAAGCGTCTGATCGAATCGTTTTATCAAAATAG
- the cls gene encoding cardiolipin synthase, with amino-acid sequence MKYRKFQLLMSKYGFSLSIMLLELCLVFGLFLYLGRMAPILWVILLIIMSMATIVAIVNRSMTPESKVMWLVVTFVPIIGPLLYLMFGERRLSKKEIKQLDRLGSMHFREDNSKALRQKLKEDDKAAYGVIKSLLSMDSNADVYDRTDSQFFSSGESMWQHMLEDLKKAEKFIFLEYYIVEEGLMWNSILDILEQKAAQGVEVKMLYDDIGCMATLPGDYTIQLRSRGIEVHKFNKVIPRLTVAYNNRDHRKILVIDGQIAYTGGINLADEYINHVERFGYWKDTGIRLDGPGVKALTRLFLMTWYINRGEISDFDQYHLENQPRSSQGLCIPYGSGPKPIFRTQVGKKVYQSLINQATDSVYITTPYLIIDYDLTESIKNAAMRGVDVRIVTPFIPDKKLIQLITRGAYLDLLSAGVRIFEYSPGFIHSKQILVDKDFAAVGTINLDYRSLLHHYEDAVLLYKTESITEIQKDFQEIFSVSQEIFPHTIKNSWYQKLIKEIAQLFAPIL; translated from the coding sequence ATGAAATATAGAAAATTTCAATTATTAATGTCCAAGTATGGCTTTAGTCTTTCGATTATGCTGCTTGAACTGTGTCTTGTTTTTGGTCTCTTTCTTTATTTAGGGCGTATGGCCCCTATTCTTTGGGTGATTCTCTTAATCATTATGAGTATGGCGACTATTGTCGCGATTGTCAATCGTTCTATGACACCTGAAAGCAAAGTAATGTGGTTAGTGGTAACTTTTGTTCCTATCATTGGCCCCCTGCTCTATCTGATGTTCGGGGAAAGGCGATTGTCCAAAAAAGAAATCAAGCAGTTGGACAGACTTGGTTCCATGCATTTTCGGGAGGATAACAGTAAAGCACTCCGCCAGAAATTGAAGGAAGATGATAAGGCAGCTTACGGAGTTATCAAATCTTTGTTGAGTATGGATAGCAATGCTGATGTGTATGATCGAACCGACTCACAATTCTTTTCTTCGGGTGAAAGCATGTGGCAACATATGTTGGAAGATCTCAAGAAAGCTGAGAAATTTATCTTTCTAGAGTACTATATTGTCGAAGAAGGTCTGATGTGGAATAGTATACTAGATATACTAGAGCAAAAGGCAGCTCAGGGTGTCGAGGTCAAGATGCTCTATGATGATATCGGTTGTATGGCGACTTTACCTGGGGATTATACTATTCAGCTTCGTAGTCGAGGAATTGAGGTCCATAAGTTTAATAAGGTGATTCCTCGTTTGACAGTAGCTTACAATAATCGAGACCATCGTAAAATCCTTGTCATAGATGGTCAGATAGCGTATACAGGAGGGATTAACTTAGCCGATGAGTACATCAATCATGTAGAACGCTTTGGCTATTGGAAGGACACTGGGATTCGCTTAGATGGCCCTGGTGTCAAGGCTCTAACCCGTCTCTTTTTGATGACTTGGTATATCAATCGTGGGGAAATCAGCGATTTTGACCAGTATCACTTGGAAAACCAACCTCGTTCTAGCCAAGGACTCTGCATTCCTTACGGTAGTGGACCCAAGCCCATCTTCCGTACTCAGGTAGGGAAAAAAGTTTATCAAAGTTTGATTAATCAGGCCACTGATTCAGTCTATATCACAACGCCTTATTTGATTATTGACTATGATTTAACAGAGAGTATTAAAAATGCAGCCATGAGGGGTGTTGATGTCCGTATCGTGACACCTTTCATTCCAGATAAGAAATTAATCCAACTCATCACAAGAGGGGCCTATCTGGATTTGTTGTCAGCAGGAGTAAGGATTTTTGAGTACAGTCCAGGCTTTATCCACAGTAAACAAATCTTAGTGGACAAGGACTTTGCTGCAGTTGGAACCATTAACTTAGATTATAGAAGTTTGCTTCATCACTATGAAGATGCAGTTTTGCTATATAAAACAGAGTCAATCACAGAGATTCAAAAAGATTTTCAGGAGATTTTTTCAGTATCTCAAGAAATTTTCCCTCATACGATAAAAAATAGCTGGTATCAAAAATTGATTAAGGAAATCGCCCAGTTATTCGCCCCTATCTTATAA
- a CDS encoding damage-inducible protein CinA, which produces MSVYGRVEEVHQENHEPLEYQIEQESHHRESSRLPLVKILLWSTLVTGITLGVPLLLDLMSAQEVQDFYAGWALHQTGKIYSDYYGSQGLLYYLLTYVTQGGFFFAIFEWLALVAGGFFLFRSADTLTEQGDQAGQLVTIFYMLVTGLAFGGGYATLLALPFLFAAFSLVAAYLSNPSHDKGFVRIGLALAGGFFFAPLSSLLFIAVVSLGLLVFNLGHRRFAHGFYQFLAVALGFSLVFYPTAYYSVATGSFEDAISGILYPIHSIRLTSVSALLENILFYGLLALGMGVLVFVFLGLFQSKSSKLYVISVPASLFLILGLVVIFFTQDPLHASRLMLIFPVFLLLLVSNIKGQQSGRSVRRRRREEPVSLWHRYTKGNLYLPILTLLYLLAVPFLMRFVLYPVPYQERERLADLVKEETSTEDAVYAWDDTATLYRKSERLSPSAILSPLHYTATEENRNKLLNDLKEKQPKVIVVNDKVAVWSEVETILKENYQPVKTDYSEFKVYKIK; this is translated from the coding sequence ATGAGTGTGTATGGTAGAGTAGAAGAAGTTCATCAGGAAAATCATGAACCTCTAGAATACCAAATCGAACAAGAATCGCATCATCGTGAATCAAGTCGTCTTCCTTTGGTGAAAATTTTACTATGGAGTACGCTTGTAACGGGGATAACTCTAGGAGTACCGCTATTACTCGATTTAATGAGTGCACAGGAAGTGCAGGATTTTTATGCAGGTTGGGCCCTTCATCAGACAGGGAAGATTTACAGCGACTATTATGGAAGTCAGGGGTTGCTTTATTATTTGCTGACTTACGTGACTCAGGGCGGATTTTTCTTTGCCATCTTTGAGTGGTTAGCCTTGGTAGCAGGAGGATTTTTCCTCTTTCGATCGGCAGACACCTTGACAGAGCAAGGAGACCAAGCTGGACAACTGGTGACTATTTTTTACATGCTGGTTACAGGTCTTGCTTTTGGTGGAGGTTATGCGACTCTTTTAGCGCTTCCTTTCTTATTCGCGGCCTTTAGTTTAGTTGCGGCTTATCTAAGCAATCCAAGTCATGACAAGGGGTTTGTACGGATTGGGCTGGCTTTGGCAGGCGGATTTTTCTTTGCTCCTTTGTCATCGCTCCTGTTTATTGCTGTAGTGAGTTTAGGCTTGTTGGTCTTTAACCTTGGGCATAGACGCTTTGCGCATGGATTTTATCAGTTTCTTGCAGTGGCTTTAGGTTTCTCACTGGTCTTTTATCCAACCGCTTACTATAGTGTTGCAACAGGAAGTTTTGAGGATGCGATTAGTGGAATTTTGTATCCAATTCATTCCATTCGTTTGACTTCTGTTTCGGCATTGTTAGAAAATATTTTGTTTTATGGGTTGTTGGCTCTTGGCATGGGAGTTTTGGTTTTTGTCTTTTTAGGTCTCTTTCAATCTAAATCCTCTAAACTATATGTCATCTCAGTGCCTGCGAGTCTCTTCCTGATTTTAGGTTTGGTAGTGATTTTCTTTACACAGGATCCTCTACATGCATCCCGTTTGATGCTCATTTTCCCTGTCTTTCTTCTGCTTTTAGTGTCCAATATCAAGGGGCAACAGAGTGGTCGTAGCGTTAGAAGAAGACGCAGAGAAGAGCCTGTTAGTCTCTGGCATCGCTATACTAAGGGGAATCTTTACTTACCGATTTTAACTTTGTTATATCTTTTGGCTGTTCCTTTTTTGATGAGGTTTGTCCTTTATCCAGTACCTTATCAAGAACGTGAGCGTCTTGCTGATTTAGTGAAAGAGGAGACAAGTACGGAAGATGCTGTCTATGCATGGGATGATACTGCAACTCTTTATCGTAAGAGTGAGCGCTTGTCGCCATCGGCTATTTTGTCCCCGTTGCACTATACAGCAACTGAGGAAAATCGGAATAAGCTACTCAATGACTTGAAAGAAAAACAACCTAAGGTGATTGTGGTGAATGATAAGGTAGCAGTCTGGTCTGAAGTGGAAACAATTTTGAAAGAAAATTATCAACCAGTAAAGACAGATTACTCAGAATTCAAAGTCTATAAAATCAAATAA
- the nrdD gene encoding anaerobic ribonucleoside-triphosphate reductase: MIALEEKITILPTLFVEKRDGRRVVFDVDKIDKALHKAADKVMDVTPLVEKRLNALTERIVTEIHSRFPQGVKIYEIQNIVEHELLEAKEYALAEEYITYRTQRDFERSKATDINFSIHKLLNKDQAVVNENANKDSDVFNTQRDLTAGIVGKSIGLQMLPKHVANAHQKGDIHYHDLDYSPYTPMTNCCLIDFKGMLENGFKIGNAEVESPKSIQTATAQISQIIANVASSQYGGCSADRIDEVLAPYAEKNYQKHLKDAEEWVLSEKREDYAWKKTQKDIYDAMQSLEYEINTLFTSNGQTPFTSLGFGLGTNRFEREIQKAILNIRIKGLGSEHRTAIFPKLIFTLKRGLNLEEGSPNYDIKQLALECATKRMYPDVLSYDKIVDLTGSFKVPMGCRSFLQGWKDENGVEVNSGRMNLGVVTVNLPRIALESDGDMNKFWEIFNERMNIAEDALVYRVERTKEATPANAPILYQYGAFGHRLGKEESVDQLFKNRRATVSLGYIGLYEVATVFFGNSWESNPDAKEFTLDIIRDMKRRVEEWSDQYGYHFSIYSTPSESLTDRFCRLDTEKFGSIPDITDKEYYTNSFHYDVRKNPTPFEKLDFEKVYPEAGASGGFIHYCEYPVLQQNPKALEAVWDYAYDRVGYLGTNTPIDRCYKCDFEGDFEPTERGFACPNCGNSDPKTVDVVKRTCGYLGNPQARPMVNGRHKEIAARVKHMNGSTIKIAGHQVTN; the protein is encoded by the coding sequence ATGATTGCACTAGAAGAAAAAATTACAATTTTGCCAACTCTCTTCGTCGAGAAACGAGATGGGAGACGTGTTGTATTTGATGTGGACAAGATTGACAAGGCTCTCCACAAGGCGGCAGACAAGGTTATGGATGTGACACCCTTGGTCGAAAAACGCCTAAATGCTCTGACCGAGCGAATTGTCACAGAAATTCATAGTCGCTTTCCACAGGGGGTTAAGATTTACGAAATTCAAAATATCGTAGAACATGAACTGCTTGAAGCCAAAGAATATGCACTGGCTGAGGAGTATATTACTTATCGGACACAAAGGGATTTTGAGCGCTCAAAAGCGACAGATATTAACTTTAGTATCCATAAACTTCTCAACAAAGATCAAGCAGTTGTCAATGAAAATGCTAATAAAGACAGTGATGTCTTTAACACTCAGCGTGATTTGACAGCAGGTATTGTTGGGAAATCAATCGGACTGCAAATGCTTCCTAAGCACGTAGCCAATGCCCACCAAAAAGGGGACATCCACTATCATGATTTGGACTACAGCCCCTATACTCCTATGACCAACTGCTGTTTGATTGATTTTAAAGGTATGTTGGAAAATGGTTTTAAGATTGGAAATGCAGAGGTAGAAAGTCCCAAGTCTATCCAGACTGCGACAGCTCAGATTTCCCAAATCATTGCCAACGTTGCTTCTAGCCAGTATGGGGGCTGTTCAGCTGACCGTATTGATGAAGTTTTGGCGCCTTATGCAGAGAAGAATTACCAAAAACACCTCAAAGATGCAGAAGAGTGGGTTTTATCTGAAAAACGGGAAGATTACGCTTGGAAGAAAACCCAAAAAGACATCTATGATGCTATGCAATCTCTCGAGTATGAAATCAATACTCTCTTCACTTCAAACGGACAAACACCTTTTACTTCACTAGGTTTTGGTCTGGGAACCAATCGTTTTGAACGAGAAATTCAAAAGGCAATTTTAAACATTCGTATCAAGGGGCTTGGTTCAGAACACCGTACAGCTATCTTCCCTAAACTTATCTTCACGCTTAAAAGAGGACTCAACTTAGAGGAAGGGTCACCCAACTACGACATTAAGCAGTTGGCTCTTGAGTGTGCAACCAAGCGGATGTACCCAGACGTCTTGTCTTACGATAAGATTGTTGACTTGACAGGTTCTTTTAAGGTGCCTATGGGTTGCCGTTCGTTTCTTCAAGGGTGGAAGGATGAAAATGGTGTAGAAGTCAATTCAGGTCGCATGAACCTAGGAGTTGTGACGGTTAATTTACCTCGTATTGCTCTCGAGTCTGATGGTGACATGAATAAGTTCTGGGAAATCTTCAACGAGCGTATGAATATCGCAGAAGATGCTCTGGTTTACCGTGTCGAACGTACTAAAGAAGCGACGCCAGCAAATGCTCCTATCCTCTATCAGTACGGTGCTTTTGGCCATCGTCTAGGTAAAGAAGAAAGTGTTGACCAGCTCTTTAAGAATCGTCGGGCAACCGTTTCGCTGGGTTACATCGGTTTGTACGAGGTAGCGACAGTCTTCTTTGGTAACAGCTGGGAAAGTAATCCAGATGCTAAGGAATTCACGCTAGACATTATTCGAGATATGAAACGCCGTGTAGAAGAGTGGTCTGACCAATATGGCTACCATTTCTCTATCTACTCAACACCGTCTGAAAGTTTGACAGATCGTTTCTGCCGATTAGATACAGAGAAATTTGGCTCTATTCCTGATATTACAGATAAGGAATACTACACCAACTCTTTCCACTATGATGTTCGTAAAAATCCAACACCGTTTGAAAAATTGGACTTTGAGAAAGTCTATCCAGAAGCAGGTGCATCAGGTGGCTTTATCCACTATTGTGAGTATCCAGTTCTTCAACAAAATCCAAAAGCTCTGGAAGCAGTCTGGGACTATGCCTATGACCGTGTCGGTTATCTGGGGACCAATACACCAATTGACCGTTGTTACAAGTGTGACTTTGAAGGGGATTTTGAACCAACTGAGAGAGGATTTGCTTGTCCAAACTGTGGCAATAGTGACCCTAAAACAGTAGACGTTGTTAAACGAACTTGTGGCTATCTTGGCAATCCTCAAGCAAGACCTATGGTTAACGGCCGTCACAAGGAAATCGCTGCGCGTGTCAAACATATGAATGGCTCAACGATTAAAATAGCTGGCCATCAAGTAACAAATTAG
- a CDS encoding GNAT family N-acetyltransferase encodes MELRRPILAYKETVLEMMAEFEKSQSAHDGGFWDTENFVYEEWLETNMQKEMGINLPENRVPSIQFVSFDDVGRALGFLNLRLRLNEGLLNYAGHIGYSIRPSERGKGYAKETLRQGLHVAKAKNIKKTLVTCSVNNSASRAVILANGGILEDVRNGVERYWIEVANE; translated from the coding sequence ATGGAATTACGCAGACCGATATTAGCATATAAAGAAACAGTTTTAGAGATGATGGCAGAGTTTGAAAAGAGCCAATCAGCCCATGATGGAGGATTTTGGGATACAGAGAACTTTGTGTATGAAGAGTGGTTGGAAACAAATATGCAAAAAGAAATGGGAATAAACTTGCCTGAAAATCGTGTTCCTTCTATTCAATTTGTATCATTTGATGATGTAGGTCGTGCTCTAGGATTTTTGAATCTGCGATTGAGACTGAATGAGGGTTTACTGAATTATGCTGGTCACATTGGCTACTCCATTCGCCCATCTGAAAGAGGCAAAGGTTATGCTAAGGAAACTCTCCGTCAGGGCTTGCACGTTGCTAAGGCAAAGAACATCAAGAAAACTCTGGTGACCTGTAGCGTGAATAACTCTGCTAGCAGAGCAGTCATTCTAGCAAATGGAGGAATTCTTGAAGATGTTCGTAATGGAGTTGAGCGTTATTGGATAGAGGTAGCGAATGAATAA